One genomic window of Gracilinema caldarium DSM 7334 includes the following:
- a CDS encoding diaminopimelate decarboxylase: MNNKTFPLTAEQLRKLVATYPTPFYIYDERAIRENARNIKKAFAILPGFFEHFAVKALPNPFILKILKDEGFGADCSSLPELLLSEQAGIRGEAIMFTSNDTPAHEYQEAKQMGAIINLDDYTHIDFLESVAGIPELISCRYNPGPLKEGNAIIGKPEEAKYGFTRDQLFKGYQRLREKGARRFALHTMVASNELNIEYHIETARILFELAVELYQKLGIRLEFVNLGGGAGIPYRLDQQAIDYDALTRGIRRAYDAIIVPAGLDPLGIHLEWGRIITGPYGWLVSTAIHEKHIYRDYIGLDATMADLMRPGMYGAYHHITVAGKESAPLTETYDVVGSLCENNDKFAVQRKLPRIERGDLVIIHDAGAHGRAMGFNYNGKLRAGELLLRSDGSVVPIRRRETVEDYFATLDFTALSQFSSAEPS; this comes from the coding sequence ATGAACAATAAAACCTTTCCACTTACTGCTGAACAGCTCAGAAAGCTTGTGGCAACCTATCCAACGCCCTTTTATATCTATGATGAAAGGGCGATTCGTGAAAATGCCCGGAACATAAAAAAGGCCTTTGCTATTTTACCGGGCTTTTTTGAACATTTTGCTGTTAAGGCCCTGCCAAATCCCTTTATTTTAAAGATTCTCAAGGATGAAGGCTTCGGTGCAGACTGTTCAAGCCTGCCTGAATTGCTGCTGTCTGAACAGGCGGGTATCAGGGGGGAAGCAATTATGTTCACCTCCAATGATACCCCCGCCCATGAGTACCAGGAGGCGAAACAGATGGGGGCCATCATCAATCTGGATGATTATACCCATATCGATTTTCTTGAATCTGTCGCCGGAATTCCGGAACTCATTTCCTGCCGTTATAACCCGGGGCCGCTTAAGGAGGGTAATGCCATCATCGGCAAGCCTGAGGAAGCCAAATATGGTTTTACCCGGGATCAGCTCTTTAAAGGCTACCAGCGGCTCAGAGAAAAGGGTGCCCGGCGTTTTGCCCTCCATACCATGGTCGCTTCCAACGAGCTCAATATTGAATATCATATAGAAACGGCTCGAATTCTCTTTGAATTGGCGGTGGAGCTCTATCAGAAGCTGGGTATTCGCCTTGAGTTTGTCAATCTTGGAGGCGGCGCGGGGATTCCCTACCGGCTTGATCAGCAGGCTATCGATTATGATGCGCTTACCCGGGGTATAAGAAGGGCCTATGATGCCATTATCGTGCCTGCCGGACTGGATCCCCTGGGGATACACCTCGAATGGGGCCGGATCATCACGGGGCCCTATGGGTGGCTCGTAAGTACCGCCATCCACGAAAAGCATATCTACCGGGACTATATCGGTCTCGATGCCACCATGGCGGACCTGATGCGGCCCGGCATGTATGGGGCCTATCATCACATCACGGTGGCTGGCAAGGAATCGGCGCCTCTTACGGAAACCTATGATGTGGTAGGCAGCCTCTGCGAAAATAACGATAAATTTGCGGTCCAGCGGAAATTACCCCGGATAGAACGGGGCGACCTGGTGATTATTCACGATGCAGGTGCCCACGGCCGGGCTATGGGCTTTAACTATAACGGCAAACTCCGGGCGGGAGAACTGCTGCTGCGGAGCGATGGCTCGGTGGTACCAATCCGCCGCCGTGAAACCGTCGAAGATTATTTTGCCACCCTGGACTTTACTGCCCTTTCTCAGTTTTCATCGGCTGAACCATCTTAG